A region from the Sulfurospirillum tamanense genome encodes:
- the mrdA gene encoding penicillin-binding protein 2: MRMRIVFSAIVLVWVILMVRIYYISIKSNTYYEEIANQNAIKVERLAPLRGSIMDAQGRPMAVNRLGFSVGITPHLSARSKEAILNEEIAFLSTLLKQDPEELKKRYLRKDSPYFQGFVTVIDFISYDAVIEHFSRISLRDNLKIVPSSKRHYPYGKLASHVIGYVGRANLDDYNEDPISRLTNHVGRTGIEHYYNAVLQGKEGERRTKVTAFNQEIEELSKTLPSSTDLELTIDLELQQYISEIFAEDAGAVVVMDVEDGKLLAAGSFPEYDLNQFVTGISHEAWQELMNNLDNPFTNKLVNGLYPPGSVVKMGVGLALLGTQKITRQTSYYCTASFELGGRNFRCWRDGGHGHTDLNKAIRESCDDYFYKASLKVGVDALTPVLERLGFGDRTGVDLPNEFIGTVPGRHWKMQRYQKPWYQGETLITSIGQGYFLSTPLQVALHTGILATGKKVTPHFVKRIDGEEVVYPVDEEILTEIEKAELPHIQKGMYEVANHPNGTAYWRLINSKIKVAAKTGTAQVVGIGQDVKKRIKEEEMEYFHRSHAWLTSYGPYKNPRYVVTVLVEHGGHGGQAAGPIVTKIYNKLEELGYIEAE; the protein is encoded by the coding sequence ATGCGTATGCGAATTGTCTTTAGTGCTATTGTGCTTGTGTGGGTGATTTTGATGGTGCGTATTTATTATATAAGCATCAAGTCCAACACTTACTACGAGGAAATTGCCAATCAAAATGCCATTAAGGTTGAGCGTTTGGCCCCATTGCGTGGGTCTATCATGGATGCCCAAGGGCGGCCGATGGCGGTTAACCGTTTGGGTTTTTCGGTGGGAATTACACCCCATTTAAGCGCGCGCTCTAAAGAAGCTATTTTAAATGAAGAAATTGCATTTTTAAGCACCCTTTTAAAACAAGACCCCGAGGAGTTAAAAAAACGCTATCTGCGTAAAGATTCTCCTTATTTTCAAGGGTTTGTGACTGTTATTGATTTTATCTCCTACGATGCTGTGATTGAACATTTTTCACGGATTAGCTTACGTGATAATCTGAAAATTGTGCCCAGCTCCAAGCGCCACTACCCTTACGGAAAACTAGCCTCCCATGTGATTGGCTATGTAGGCCGTGCCAATTTGGACGATTATAACGAAGACCCTATTTCACGCCTAACCAACCATGTGGGGCGTACGGGAATTGAGCACTACTATAATGCAGTTTTGCAAGGAAAAGAGGGTGAGCGTCGCACCAAAGTAACGGCATTTAACCAAGAGATCGAAGAGCTCTCTAAGACGTTGCCAAGCAGTACCGACCTTGAACTTACCATCGACCTTGAATTGCAACAGTACATTTCAGAAATTTTTGCTGAGGATGCGGGGGCTGTGGTGGTGATGGATGTGGAAGATGGCAAGTTGTTGGCTGCGGGAAGTTTTCCTGAGTATGATTTAAACCAATTTGTCACAGGCATTAGCCATGAAGCATGGCAAGAACTCATGAACAATCTTGATAATCCTTTTACCAACAAACTAGTTAATGGACTGTATCCTCCTGGTTCTGTTGTCAAAATGGGGGTGGGGTTGGCGCTTTTGGGAACACAGAAAATTACGCGCCAGACTTCGTATTATTGTACGGCATCCTTTGAACTTGGTGGGCGGAACTTCCGCTGTTGGCGTGATGGCGGGCATGGACACACGGATTTAAACAAAGCGATTAGAGAAAGCTGTGATGACTATTTTTATAAAGCAAGTCTGAAAGTAGGTGTTGATGCACTGACGCCCGTGTTGGAGCGTCTTGGTTTTGGAGACCGTACGGGTGTGGATTTGCCCAATGAATTTATTGGGACAGTGCCAGGGCGCCACTGGAAAATGCAACGCTACCAAAAGCCATGGTACCAAGGAGAAACCCTCATTACTTCCATTGGGCAAGGGTATTTTCTCTCAACGCCGTTGCAAGTTGCCCTGCATACGGGGATTTTGGCAACAGGCAAAAAAGTCACTCCTCATTTTGTAAAGCGCATTGATGGCGAAGAGGTTGTCTATCCTGTAGACGAAGAGATTCTCACAGAAATTGAAAAGGCAGAATTGCCCCATATCCAAAAAGGAATGTATGAAGTAGCCAATCACCCCAATGGTACAGCCTATTGGCGACTAATCAACTCAAAAATTAAAGTTGCCGCCAAAACAGGGACAGCGCAAGTGGTGGGGATTGGGCAAGATGTCAAAAAGCGCATTAAAGAAGAGGAGATGGAGTATTTTCACCGCTCTCATGCGTGGCTAACCTCTTATGGTCCTTACAAAAACCCACGTTACGTCGTAACCGTACTGGTGGAACACGGCGGCCATGGCGGTCAAGCAGCAGGGCCAATCGTGACCAAAATTTACAACAAGCTTGAAGAGTTGGGCTATATTGAGGCTGAATAA
- a CDS encoding N-acetyltransferase gives MITYKKATLQDIAAMQALVKPEVDKGIILHRSSDEMATNIRSYMLAFEDEVLAGFGALHFHAPTLAEVRSLIVSDTLRGKGVGSHIVKALLAEAKTYGVKQVFTLTYQKAFFERLDFREIPKEDLPAHKIWADCIKCKYFPVCEEIALIYSL, from the coding sequence GTGATTACTTACAAAAAAGCAACCCTGCAAGACATCGCTGCGATGCAAGCACTGGTGAAGCCTGAGGTGGATAAAGGGATTATTTTACACCGTAGCAGTGATGAGATGGCAACCAACATTCGCTCCTACATGCTTGCGTTTGAAGATGAGGTGCTGGCGGGGTTTGGGGCGTTGCATTTTCATGCACCCACATTAGCAGAAGTCCGTAGTTTGATTGTTTCTGATACCCTGCGAGGCAAAGGAGTGGGTTCACACATTGTTAAAGCGCTATTAGCAGAAGCAAAAACCTATGGTGTTAAACAAGTGTTTACCTTGACCTATCAAAAAGCCTTTTTCGAGCGTTTGGATTTTCGTGAAATCCCTAAAGAAGACCTTCCTGCCCATAAAATCTGGGCCGATTGTATTAAATGTAAGTATTTTCCAGTATGCGAAGAGATCGCGCTGATTTATTCTCTGTAA
- a CDS encoding GNAT family N-acetyltransferase — translation MGQWVRFSEFDVTNERRVQKVKDFLDKNALELSDDVELFVTASEEGEMVACGGISGKILKCVAVTPRLRGQRFVLKVIDELLEAAKRRGQKELFLFSAPKNQAYFESHGFRLIESSGDEVILMENSDNLAQFKEGLRQKCVDGKNIGSVVLCDSPLQERETALINQALGQCDWLHVFVVCQEGTHSPARTEALRQSLASFSRISVHENSEYLISKATFPTYFIKDQDHINALHGELDLKIFKRHIAPALGITHRFIGCESDVNEAYNALMKELLPQVWEDAPPVCVVSLG, via the coding sequence ATGGGGCAATGGGTGCGCTTTAGCGAGTTTGATGTGACTAATGAGCGGCGTGTCCAAAAGGTCAAAGACTTTTTGGATAAAAATGCATTGGAGCTAAGCGATGATGTGGAGTTGTTTGTCACCGCTAGCGAAGAGGGCGAAATGGTGGCATGTGGTGGCATTAGCGGAAAGATTCTTAAGTGCGTTGCTGTAACGCCGCGCTTAAGAGGTCAGCGCTTTGTGCTTAAGGTGATTGATGAGCTTTTAGAAGCAGCAAAAAGACGGGGGCAAAAAGAACTTTTTTTGTTTAGCGCCCCTAAAAATCAGGCCTATTTTGAGTCTCATGGGTTTAGATTAATCGAATCCAGCGGCGATGAAGTTATTTTGATGGAAAACAGCGACAATCTGGCACAGTTTAAAGAGGGTTTGCGCCAAAAGTGTGTTGATGGAAAAAACATTGGCAGTGTTGTTTTGTGTGATTCACCCCTTCAAGAGAGGGAAACGGCACTGATTAACCAAGCCCTTGGGCAATGTGATTGGTTGCATGTATTTGTTGTTTGCCAAGAGGGCACCCATTCGCCAGCACGTACAGAGGCACTGCGGCAAAGCCTAGCTTCTTTTTCACGTATTAGCGTGCATGAAAACTCAGAATATTTGATTTCAAAAGCAACATTTCCGACCTATTTTATCAAAGACCAAGACCACATCAATGCCTTGCACGGGGAGTTGGATTTGAAAATATTCAAGCGCCACATTGCTCCCGCACTTGGGATTACCCATCGGTTTATTGGATGTGAAAGCGATGTCAATGAGGCGTACAACGCGCTCATGAAGGAGTTGTTACCCCAAGTGTGGGAGGATGCACCTCCTGTTTGTGTGGTAAGTCTAGGCTAA
- a CDS encoding septal ring lytic transglycosylase RlpA family protein, whose translation MLLLALGGCSSKQRVYYAPTKSQGAIIDTPQMHRATMRSYTINGKTYHPTTVSLGDSFSGIASWYGKDFHGKKTSNGEIYNMYAMTAAHKTLPMNTMVRVTHLQNGKSIVVRINDRGPFVASRIIDLSYTGAQRIDMIQSGTAPVRLDVLGFAGKVGGTTQAAKQVDGGEFLVQIGAFRRVEGARAFAKEHQMEEGRYPASVQEGVLDGSPIYRVYLGGFRSEDEARDFIGLGRYQGSFVIRDSR comes from the coding sequence ATGCTTTTGTTGGCCTTGGGTGGCTGTTCTTCTAAGCAGCGTGTGTACTATGCGCCCACAAAGTCTCAAGGCGCAATCATTGACACGCCTCAAATGCACCGTGCCACCATGCGCTCTTACACTATCAATGGCAAAACTTACCACCCCACAACAGTGAGCCTTGGGGATTCTTTTAGTGGAATTGCCAGTTGGTACGGGAAAGATTTTCACGGTAAAAAAACTTCCAACGGTGAGATTTATAACATGTACGCCATGACCGCAGCGCATAAAACTCTACCTATGAACACTATGGTGCGGGTGACCCACTTGCAAAATGGTAAAAGCATTGTGGTGCGCATCAATGACCGTGGTCCTTTTGTGGCAAGCCGTATCATTGACCTTTCTTATACGGGCGCACAACGCATTGATATGATTCAATCAGGCACTGCGCCGGTGCGCCTAGATGTGCTTGGGTTTGCAGGAAAAGTTGGCGGAACAACGCAGGCAGCCAAGCAGGTTGATGGCGGGGAATTTTTGGTTCAAATTGGGGCGTTTAGACGCGTTGAGGGTGCGCGCGCTTTTGCAAAAGAGCATCAAATGGAAGAGGGGCGATACCCTGCAAGTGTGCAAGAGGGCGTATTGGATGGAAGCCCGATTTACCGTGTGTATTTGGGTGGATTTAGAAGCGAAGATGAGGCGCGAGATTTTATTGGCCTTGGGCGTTACCAAGGGTCATTTGTTATAAGGGATTCACGATGA
- a CDS encoding KdsC family phosphatase, protein MIHLLVFDVDGCLTDGRITYASDGQELKSFSVKDGLAIEAWSRLGGKVAIITGRNSSIVERRAKELNVAHVHQGVKNKVAILERILEEEHLAWENVAILGDDLNDQGMLTKAGWSFTPKDGAKQIRSLVNTVLTCKGGKGAAREMIELILENEGREKELEALWH, encoded by the coding sequence GTGATTCATCTTTTAGTCTTTGATGTGGATGGCTGTTTAACTGATGGTCGCATTACCTATGCAAGCGATGGCCAAGAGTTAAAGTCCTTTAGCGTCAAAGATGGCCTAGCTATTGAGGCGTGGAGTCGCTTGGGTGGAAAGGTTGCTATTATCACAGGGCGCAACTCCTCTATAGTGGAGCGTCGAGCAAAAGAGTTAAATGTGGCCCATGTGCACCAAGGGGTAAAAAACAAAGTTGCCATCTTGGAACGTATTTTAGAAGAAGAGCATTTAGCGTGGGAAAATGTGGCAATTTTAGGGGACGACCTTAACGACCAAGGAATGCTCACAAAAGCAGGTTGGTCGTTTACCCCAAAAGACGGGGCAAAACAGATTCGTTCTTTGGTTAACACTGTCCTTACATGTAAGGGTGGGAAAGGGGCTGCGCGAGAGATGATTGAGCTTATTTTGGAAAATGAAGGCCGAGAAAAGGAGCTTGAAGCACTTTGGCACTAA
- a CDS encoding LptA/OstA family protein yields the protein MRIIVAMMLSFGLMLAEQVEVVAERFNASEAAQKAVFTGNVKVTKGTDVLTSDVLTITFNAKKEPLMYEATGNAKANITMNEVRYFASGKVLTYDPVALVYTVQENGFLHEIETDRKVYGERITVNQATGSYAVDSKPSEPVKFIFQMNNQKESAQ from the coding sequence ATGAGAATTATAGTAGCAATGATGTTGAGTTTTGGGTTAATGTTGGCCGAACAGGTTGAAGTGGTCGCTGAGCGTTTTAATGCGAGCGAAGCGGCACAAAAAGCGGTATTTACAGGGAATGTGAAAGTAACTAAGGGGACTGATGTGTTGACCTCTGATGTGTTGACTATCACATTTAATGCTAAAAAAGAACCTTTGATGTATGAGGCAACAGGAAACGCCAAGGCCAATATCACCATGAATGAGGTGCGCTATTTTGCTAGTGGGAAGGTGCTCACGTATGACCCAGTTGCTTTAGTGTATACGGTGCAAGAGAATGGTTTTTTGCATGAAATTGAAACAGATCGTAAGGTATACGGAGAGCGCATTACGGTGAATCAAGCCACAGGAAGCTACGCGGTAGACAGCAAGCCAAGCGAGCCTGTAAAATTCATTTTTCAAATGAACAATCAAAAAGAGAGTGCCCAATGA
- the yihA gene encoding ribosome biogenesis GTP-binding protein YihA/YsxC, which translates to MIRITEAAFVTSAPSLRECMPEGCMEVVFLGRSNVGKSSLINALTNRKNLAKKSSTPGKTRLINFFEVVFDKEGEKFHARFVDLPGFGYAKVSKSEQAAWQKNLTEFITMRASIRLFVVLVDARHPDLEIDKQVSLHIQSHLRPDQQMLTVFTKSDKLKQNELALIRKSYPNSMFVSVLKQRGIAKATEAIFHYLFEGTQA; encoded by the coding sequence ATGATTCGCATCACCGAAGCCGCCTTTGTGACCTCGGCTCCTTCGTTGCGTGAATGTATGCCTGAAGGATGTATGGAAGTGGTCTTTTTGGGGCGTTCTAATGTGGGCAAAAGCTCGCTCATCAATGCTCTCACAAACCGAAAAAACTTAGCCAAAAAATCTTCGACACCGGGTAAAACACGGTTGATTAATTTTTTTGAAGTGGTATTTGATAAAGAGGGTGAAAAGTTCCATGCCCGTTTTGTGGACTTACCTGGCTTTGGTTACGCTAAAGTTTCAAAAAGCGAACAAGCGGCGTGGCAAAAAAACCTCACTGAATTCATCACTATGCGTGCTTCCATTCGTTTGTTTGTGGTGCTGGTGGATGCAAGGCATCCTGATTTAGAAATCGATAAGCAAGTCTCTTTACATATACAGTCTCATTTGCGTCCAGACCAACAGATGCTTACCGTGTTTACTAAAAGCGATAAACTCAAGCAAAACGAGCTTGCGCTCATCCGTAAATCTTACCCCAATAGCATGTTTGTGTCGGTGTTGAAACAGCGGGGGATTGCTAAGGCAACCGAGGCCATCTTTCACTATTTATTTGAAGGAACACAAGCGTGA
- the hisB gene encoding imidazoleglycerol-phosphate dehydratase HisB, protein MITKERTTKETQIVLSLEVYGEGKSEISTGVGFFDHMLEALSKHGWLNLSLTCKGDTHVDFHHTVEDVGIVLGQALKEALFPVGAIERYGNATVVMDEAAVSCALDVSNRPFLVCELDVEGKIGEFDGELVEEFFRALVTNAGLSVHLIQERGKNRHHVTEAAFKAFAVALRRAVAPSARGSIPSTKGVL, encoded by the coding sequence ATGATAACAAAAGAACGCACAACCAAAGAGACGCAAATTGTGCTTAGTTTAGAGGTGTATGGCGAGGGAAAAAGTGAGATTAGTACGGGCGTTGGGTTTTTTGACCATATGCTCGAAGCCCTGAGTAAACACGGTTGGCTCAATCTCTCTCTTACATGTAAAGGCGACACCCACGTGGATTTTCACCATACCGTAGAAGATGTGGGTATTGTGTTGGGTCAAGCCCTCAAAGAAGCACTTTTTCCTGTGGGCGCCATTGAGCGCTATGGTAACGCTACGGTAGTGATGGACGAAGCGGCTGTAAGCTGCGCACTAGATGTGAGTAACCGTCCTTTTTTAGTGTGCGAGCTAGATGTAGAGGGAAAAATTGGCGAATTTGATGGAGAGCTTGTAGAGGAGTTTTTTCGCGCACTAGTTACCAACGCGGGACTAAGCGTACATCTTATTCAAGAGCGCGGTAAAAACCGTCACCACGTCACCGAAGCCGCCTTTAAAGCCTTTGCTGTAGCCTTGCGAAGAGCAGTGGCACCCAGCGCGCGCGGGAGCATTCCTAGCACCAAAGGTGTGCTGTGA